One segment of Heteronotia binoei isolate CCM8104 ecotype False Entrance Well chromosome 18, APGP_CSIRO_Hbin_v1, whole genome shotgun sequence DNA contains the following:
- the VEZF1 gene encoding vascular endothelial zinc finger 1 isoform X5: MEANWTAFLFQAHEASHHQQQAAQNSLLPLLSSAVEPPDQKPILPLPITQKPQPPPETLKDAIVGIKKEKPKTSFVCTYCSKAFRDSYHLRRHESCHTGIKLVSRPKKAPATMVPLISTIAGDNSRTSLVSTIAGILSTVTTSSSAANPSSSAGATAMPVTQTVKKPSKPVKKNHACEMCGKAFRDVYHLNRHKLSHSDEKPFECPICNQRFKRKDRMTYHVRSHEGGITKPYTCGVCGKGFSRPDHLSCHVKHVHSTERPFKCQTCTAAFATKDRLRTHMVRHEGKVSCNICGKLLSAAYITSHLKTHGQSQSINCNTCKQGINKKFGFFKQENLHLPASCMNEESNNQKQQQQQQQQPPPPQQHVTNWPGKQVETLRLWEEAVKARKKEAANLCQTSTAAPTPVTLSTPFNITSSVASGTITNPVTVAAAMNMRSPVNVSSAVNISSPMSLGHPVTITSPLSMTSPLTLTTPVNLPTPVTAPVNIAHPVTITSPMNLPTPMTLAGPLNIAMRPVESMPFLPQALPTSPPW; encoded by the exons ATGGAGGCCAATTGGACCGCGTTCCTCTTTCAG GCACATGAAGCTTCACATCACCAGCAGCAAGCGGCACAGAACAGTCTGCTGCCTCTCTTGAGCTCTGCTGTTGAGCCCCCTGATCAGAAGCCGATTTTACCTTTACCGATAACTCAGAAACCTCAGCCTCCACCAGAAACACTAAAAGATGCCATTGTGGGAATTAAAAAGGAGAAACCGAAAACTTCCTTTGTGTGCACATACTGCAGCAAGGCCTTCAGGGACAGTTATCACTTGAGGCGCCACGAATCCTGCCACACGGGAATAAAGTTAGTGTCACGGCCAAAGAAAGCTCCTGCCACGATGGTTCCACTGATCTCTACCATTGCGGGCGACAACAGCCGGACGTCGCTGGTATCCACCATTGCAGGAATCTTGTCCACAGTCACTACGTCTTCCTCCGCTGCCAACCCAAGCAGTAGTGCTGGTGCCACGGCTATGCCAGTGACGCAGACAGTGAAGAAGCCCAGCAAGCCTGTCAAAAAGAATCATGCCTGTGAGATGTGTGGAAAGGCCTTCCGTGATGTCTACCACCTCAACAGGCATAAGCTGTCCCACTCGGACGAGAAGCCTTTTGAGTGTCCAATTTGTAATCAGCGTTTCAAAAGAAAGGACCGCATGACCTATCACGTGAGGTCTCATGAGGGTGGCATCACCAAACCCTACACCTGTGGTGTGTGTGGAAAAGGCTTTTCGAG GCCTGATCATTTGAGCTGTCATGTCAAACACGTTCATTCCACAGAGAGGCCCTTCAAATGCCAA ACATGTACAGCTGCCTTTGCCACCAAAGACAGACTGCGGACACACATGGTGCGCCATGAAGGAAAGGTGTCATGTAATATCTGTGGTAAACTTCTGAGTGCGGCATATATTACCAGCCACTTAAAGACTCATGGGCAGAGCCAAAGTATCAACTGTAATACCTGTAAACAAGGCATCAACAAAA AGTTTGGCTTTTTCAAGCAAGAAAATCTACACCTCCCTGCTT CATGCATGAATGAAGAGAGCAAcaaccagaagcagcagcagcagcagcagcagcagccgccacccCCACAGCAGCATGttacaaactggcctggaaaacaGGTCGAGACCCTGAGATTATGGGAAGAAGCTGTCAAAGCAAGGAAAAAAG aaGCTGCTAATTTATGCCAAACGTCCACGGCTGCCCCAACGCCTGTGACTCTTTCTACTCCTTTCAATATTACCTCCTCAGTGGCATCTGGGACTATCACCAACCCAGTCACAGTGGCTGCTGCAATGAACATGAGGAGCCCGGTCAATGTCTCGAGCGCGGTTAACATCTCCAGCCCGATGAGCTTAGGCCACCCTGTAACAATAACCAGCCCATTGTCTATGACCTCTCCGTTAACGCTCACCACACCTGTCAATTTACCGACTCCAGTAACTGCTCCGGTGAACATAGCACATCCCGTTACTATAACCTCGCCCATGAACCTCCCGACGCCAATGACGCTAGCCGGCCCGTTAAATATAGCGATGCGGCCGGTGGAGAGCATGCCCTTCCTCCCGCAGGCATTGCCAACCTCTCCGCCCTGGTAA
- the VEZF1 gene encoding vascular endothelial zinc finger 1 isoform X2 has translation MEANWTAFLFQAHEASHHQQQAAQNSLLPLLSSAVEPPDQKPILPLPITQKPQPPPETLKDAIVGIKKEKPKTSFVCTYCSKAFRDSYHLRRHESCHTGIKLVSRPKKAPATMVPLISTIAGDNSRTSLVSTIAGILSTVTTSSSAANPSSSAGATAMPVTQTVKKPSKPVKKNHACEMCGKAFRDVYHLNRHKLSHSDEKPFECPICNQRFKRKDRMTYHVRSHEGGITKPYTCGVCGKGFSRPDHLSCHVKHVHSTERPFKCQTCTAAFATKDRLRTHMVRHEGKVSCNICGKLLSAAYITSHLKTHGQSQSINCNTCKQGINKKFGFFKQENLHLPASCMNEESNNQKQQQQQQQQPPPPQQHVTNWPGKQVETLRLWEEAVKARKKESQQTLRPTSVKQECQYNFEKAIEYVPFEAANLCQTSTAAPTPVTLSTPFNITSSVASGTITNPVTVAAAMNMRSPVNVSSAVNISSPMSLGHPVTITSPLSMTSPLTLTTPVNLPTPVTAPVNIAHPVTITSPMNLPTPMTLAGPLNIAMRPVESMPFLPQALPTSPPW, from the exons ATGGAGGCCAATTGGACCGCGTTCCTCTTTCAG GCACATGAAGCTTCACATCACCAGCAGCAAGCGGCACAGAACAGTCTGCTGCCTCTCTTGAGCTCTGCTGTTGAGCCCCCTGATCAGAAGCCGATTTTACCTTTACCGATAACTCAGAAACCTCAGCCTCCACCAGAAACACTAAAAGATGCCATTGTGGGAATTAAAAAGGAGAAACCGAAAACTTCCTTTGTGTGCACATACTGCAGCAAGGCCTTCAGGGACAGTTATCACTTGAGGCGCCACGAATCCTGCCACACGGGAATAAAGTTAGTGTCACGGCCAAAGAAAGCTCCTGCCACGATGGTTCCACTGATCTCTACCATTGCGGGCGACAACAGCCGGACGTCGCTGGTATCCACCATTGCAGGAATCTTGTCCACAGTCACTACGTCTTCCTCCGCTGCCAACCCAAGCAGTAGTGCTGGTGCCACGGCTATGCCAGTGACGCAGACAGTGAAGAAGCCCAGCAAGCCTGTCAAAAAGAATCATGCCTGTGAGATGTGTGGAAAGGCCTTCCGTGATGTCTACCACCTCAACAGGCATAAGCTGTCCCACTCGGACGAGAAGCCTTTTGAGTGTCCAATTTGTAATCAGCGTTTCAAAAGAAAGGACCGCATGACCTATCACGTGAGGTCTCATGAGGGTGGCATCACCAAACCCTACACCTGTGGTGTGTGTGGAAAAGGCTTTTCGAG GCCTGATCATTTGAGCTGTCATGTCAAACACGTTCATTCCACAGAGAGGCCCTTCAAATGCCAA ACATGTACAGCTGCCTTTGCCACCAAAGACAGACTGCGGACACACATGGTGCGCCATGAAGGAAAGGTGTCATGTAATATCTGTGGTAAACTTCTGAGTGCGGCATATATTACCAGCCACTTAAAGACTCATGGGCAGAGCCAAAGTATCAACTGTAATACCTGTAAACAAGGCATCAACAAAA AGTTTGGCTTTTTCAAGCAAGAAAATCTACACCTCCCTGCTT CATGCATGAATGAAGAGAGCAAcaaccagaagcagcagcagcagcagcagcagcagccgccacccCCACAGCAGCATGttacaaactggcctggaaaacaGGTCGAGACCCTGAGATTATGGGAAGAAGCTGTCAAAGCAAGGAAAAAAG AAAGTCAACAGACTCTGAGGCCAACTTCGGTCAAGCAAG AATGTCAGTACAACTTTGAGAAGGCTATAGAGTACGTACCATTCG aaGCTGCTAATTTATGCCAAACGTCCACGGCTGCCCCAACGCCTGTGACTCTTTCTACTCCTTTCAATATTACCTCCTCAGTGGCATCTGGGACTATCACCAACCCAGTCACAGTGGCTGCTGCAATGAACATGAGGAGCCCGGTCAATGTCTCGAGCGCGGTTAACATCTCCAGCCCGATGAGCTTAGGCCACCCTGTAACAATAACCAGCCCATTGTCTATGACCTCTCCGTTAACGCTCACCACACCTGTCAATTTACCGACTCCAGTAACTGCTCCGGTGAACATAGCACATCCCGTTACTATAACCTCGCCCATGAACCTCCCGACGCCAATGACGCTAGCCGGCCCGTTAAATATAGCGATGCGGCCGGTGGAGAGCATGCCCTTCCTCCCGCAGGCATTGCCAACCTCTCCGCCCTGGTAA
- the VEZF1 gene encoding vascular endothelial zinc finger 1 isoform X3 yields the protein MEANWTAFLFQAHEASHHQQQAAQNSLLPLLSSAVEPPDQKPILPLPITQKPQPPPETLKDAIVGIKKEKPKTSFVCTYCSKAFRDSYHLRRHESCHTGIKLVSRPKKAPATMVPLISTIAGDNSRTSLVSTIAGILSTVTTSSSAANPSSSAGATAMPVTQTVKKPSKPVKKNHACEMCGKAFRDVYHLNRHKLSHSDEKPFECPICNQRFKRKDRMTYHVRSHEGGITKPYTCGVCGKGFSRYHVENPRPDHLSCHVKHVHSTERPFKCQTCTAAFATKDRLRTHMVRHEGKVSCNICGKLLSAAYITSHLKTHGQSQSINCNTCKQGINKKFGFFKQENLHLPASCMNEESNNQKQQQQQQQQPPPPQQHVTNWPGKQVETLRLWEEAVKARKKESQQTLRPTSVKQEAANLCQTSTAAPTPVTLSTPFNITSSVASGTITNPVTVAAAMNMRSPVNVSSAVNISSPMSLGHPVTITSPLSMTSPLTLTTPVNLPTPVTAPVNIAHPVTITSPMNLPTPMTLAGPLNIAMRPVESMPFLPQALPTSPPW from the exons ATGGAGGCCAATTGGACCGCGTTCCTCTTTCAG GCACATGAAGCTTCACATCACCAGCAGCAAGCGGCACAGAACAGTCTGCTGCCTCTCTTGAGCTCTGCTGTTGAGCCCCCTGATCAGAAGCCGATTTTACCTTTACCGATAACTCAGAAACCTCAGCCTCCACCAGAAACACTAAAAGATGCCATTGTGGGAATTAAAAAGGAGAAACCGAAAACTTCCTTTGTGTGCACATACTGCAGCAAGGCCTTCAGGGACAGTTATCACTTGAGGCGCCACGAATCCTGCCACACGGGAATAAAGTTAGTGTCACGGCCAAAGAAAGCTCCTGCCACGATGGTTCCACTGATCTCTACCATTGCGGGCGACAACAGCCGGACGTCGCTGGTATCCACCATTGCAGGAATCTTGTCCACAGTCACTACGTCTTCCTCCGCTGCCAACCCAAGCAGTAGTGCTGGTGCCACGGCTATGCCAGTGACGCAGACAGTGAAGAAGCCCAGCAAGCCTGTCAAAAAGAATCATGCCTGTGAGATGTGTGGAAAGGCCTTCCGTGATGTCTACCACCTCAACAGGCATAAGCTGTCCCACTCGGACGAGAAGCCTTTTGAGTGTCCAATTTGTAATCAGCGTTTCAAAAGAAAGGACCGCATGACCTATCACGTGAGGTCTCATGAGGGTGGCATCACCAAACCCTACACCTGTGGTGTGTGTGGAAAAGGCTTTTCGAGGTACCATGTAGAAAATCCCAG GCCTGATCATTTGAGCTGTCATGTCAAACACGTTCATTCCACAGAGAGGCCCTTCAAATGCCAA ACATGTACAGCTGCCTTTGCCACCAAAGACAGACTGCGGACACACATGGTGCGCCATGAAGGAAAGGTGTCATGTAATATCTGTGGTAAACTTCTGAGTGCGGCATATATTACCAGCCACTTAAAGACTCATGGGCAGAGCCAAAGTATCAACTGTAATACCTGTAAACAAGGCATCAACAAAA AGTTTGGCTTTTTCAAGCAAGAAAATCTACACCTCCCTGCTT CATGCATGAATGAAGAGAGCAAcaaccagaagcagcagcagcagcagcagcagcagccgccacccCCACAGCAGCATGttacaaactggcctggaaaacaGGTCGAGACCCTGAGATTATGGGAAGAAGCTGTCAAAGCAAGGAAAAAAG AAAGTCAACAGACTCTGAGGCCAACTTCGGTCAAGCAAG aaGCTGCTAATTTATGCCAAACGTCCACGGCTGCCCCAACGCCTGTGACTCTTTCTACTCCTTTCAATATTACCTCCTCAGTGGCATCTGGGACTATCACCAACCCAGTCACAGTGGCTGCTGCAATGAACATGAGGAGCCCGGTCAATGTCTCGAGCGCGGTTAACATCTCCAGCCCGATGAGCTTAGGCCACCCTGTAACAATAACCAGCCCATTGTCTATGACCTCTCCGTTAACGCTCACCACACCTGTCAATTTACCGACTCCAGTAACTGCTCCGGTGAACATAGCACATCCCGTTACTATAACCTCGCCCATGAACCTCCCGACGCCAATGACGCTAGCCGGCCCGTTAAATATAGCGATGCGGCCGGTGGAGAGCATGCCCTTCCTCCCGCAGGCATTGCCAACCTCTCCGCCCTGGTAA
- the VEZF1 gene encoding vascular endothelial zinc finger 1 isoform X4, giving the protein MEANWTAFLFQAHEASHHQQQAAQNSLLPLLSSAVEPPDQKPILPLPITQKPQPPPETLKDAIVGIKKEKPKTSFVCTYCSKAFRDSYHLRRHESCHTGIKLVSRPKKAPATMVPLISTIAGDNSRTSLVSTIAGILSTVTTSSSAANPSSSAGATAMPVTQTVKKPSKPVKKNHACEMCGKAFRDVYHLNRHKLSHSDEKPFECPICNQRFKRKDRMTYHVRSHEGGITKPYTCGVCGKGFSRYHVENPRPDHLSCHVKHVHSTERPFKCQTCTAAFATKDRLRTHMVRHEGKVSCNICGKLLSAAYITSHLKTHGQSQSINCNTCKQGINKKFGFFKQENLHLPASCMNEESNNQKQQQQQQQQPPPPQQHVTNWPGKQVETLRLWEEAVKARKKEAANLCQTSTAAPTPVTLSTPFNITSSVASGTITNPVTVAAAMNMRSPVNVSSAVNISSPMSLGHPVTITSPLSMTSPLTLTTPVNLPTPVTAPVNIAHPVTITSPMNLPTPMTLAGPLNIAMRPVESMPFLPQALPTSPPW; this is encoded by the exons ATGGAGGCCAATTGGACCGCGTTCCTCTTTCAG GCACATGAAGCTTCACATCACCAGCAGCAAGCGGCACAGAACAGTCTGCTGCCTCTCTTGAGCTCTGCTGTTGAGCCCCCTGATCAGAAGCCGATTTTACCTTTACCGATAACTCAGAAACCTCAGCCTCCACCAGAAACACTAAAAGATGCCATTGTGGGAATTAAAAAGGAGAAACCGAAAACTTCCTTTGTGTGCACATACTGCAGCAAGGCCTTCAGGGACAGTTATCACTTGAGGCGCCACGAATCCTGCCACACGGGAATAAAGTTAGTGTCACGGCCAAAGAAAGCTCCTGCCACGATGGTTCCACTGATCTCTACCATTGCGGGCGACAACAGCCGGACGTCGCTGGTATCCACCATTGCAGGAATCTTGTCCACAGTCACTACGTCTTCCTCCGCTGCCAACCCAAGCAGTAGTGCTGGTGCCACGGCTATGCCAGTGACGCAGACAGTGAAGAAGCCCAGCAAGCCTGTCAAAAAGAATCATGCCTGTGAGATGTGTGGAAAGGCCTTCCGTGATGTCTACCACCTCAACAGGCATAAGCTGTCCCACTCGGACGAGAAGCCTTTTGAGTGTCCAATTTGTAATCAGCGTTTCAAAAGAAAGGACCGCATGACCTATCACGTGAGGTCTCATGAGGGTGGCATCACCAAACCCTACACCTGTGGTGTGTGTGGAAAAGGCTTTTCGAGGTACCATGTAGAAAATCCCAG GCCTGATCATTTGAGCTGTCATGTCAAACACGTTCATTCCACAGAGAGGCCCTTCAAATGCCAA ACATGTACAGCTGCCTTTGCCACCAAAGACAGACTGCGGACACACATGGTGCGCCATGAAGGAAAGGTGTCATGTAATATCTGTGGTAAACTTCTGAGTGCGGCATATATTACCAGCCACTTAAAGACTCATGGGCAGAGCCAAAGTATCAACTGTAATACCTGTAAACAAGGCATCAACAAAA AGTTTGGCTTTTTCAAGCAAGAAAATCTACACCTCCCTGCTT CATGCATGAATGAAGAGAGCAAcaaccagaagcagcagcagcagcagcagcagcagccgccacccCCACAGCAGCATGttacaaactggcctggaaaacaGGTCGAGACCCTGAGATTATGGGAAGAAGCTGTCAAAGCAAGGAAAAAAG aaGCTGCTAATTTATGCCAAACGTCCACGGCTGCCCCAACGCCTGTGACTCTTTCTACTCCTTTCAATATTACCTCCTCAGTGGCATCTGGGACTATCACCAACCCAGTCACAGTGGCTGCTGCAATGAACATGAGGAGCCCGGTCAATGTCTCGAGCGCGGTTAACATCTCCAGCCCGATGAGCTTAGGCCACCCTGTAACAATAACCAGCCCATTGTCTATGACCTCTCCGTTAACGCTCACCACACCTGTCAATTTACCGACTCCAGTAACTGCTCCGGTGAACATAGCACATCCCGTTACTATAACCTCGCCCATGAACCTCCCGACGCCAATGACGCTAGCCGGCCCGTTAAATATAGCGATGCGGCCGGTGGAGAGCATGCCCTTCCTCCCGCAGGCATTGCCAACCTCTCCGCCCTGGTAA
- the VEZF1 gene encoding vascular endothelial zinc finger 1 isoform X1, with the protein MEANWTAFLFQAHEASHHQQQAAQNSLLPLLSSAVEPPDQKPILPLPITQKPQPPPETLKDAIVGIKKEKPKTSFVCTYCSKAFRDSYHLRRHESCHTGIKLVSRPKKAPATMVPLISTIAGDNSRTSLVSTIAGILSTVTTSSSAANPSSSAGATAMPVTQTVKKPSKPVKKNHACEMCGKAFRDVYHLNRHKLSHSDEKPFECPICNQRFKRKDRMTYHVRSHEGGITKPYTCGVCGKGFSRYHVENPRPDHLSCHVKHVHSTERPFKCQTCTAAFATKDRLRTHMVRHEGKVSCNICGKLLSAAYITSHLKTHGQSQSINCNTCKQGINKKFGFFKQENLHLPASCMNEESNNQKQQQQQQQQPPPPQQHVTNWPGKQVETLRLWEEAVKARKKESQQTLRPTSVKQECQYNFEKAIEYVPFEAANLCQTSTAAPTPVTLSTPFNITSSVASGTITNPVTVAAAMNMRSPVNVSSAVNISSPMSLGHPVTITSPLSMTSPLTLTTPVNLPTPVTAPVNIAHPVTITSPMNLPTPMTLAGPLNIAMRPVESMPFLPQALPTSPPW; encoded by the exons ATGGAGGCCAATTGGACCGCGTTCCTCTTTCAG GCACATGAAGCTTCACATCACCAGCAGCAAGCGGCACAGAACAGTCTGCTGCCTCTCTTGAGCTCTGCTGTTGAGCCCCCTGATCAGAAGCCGATTTTACCTTTACCGATAACTCAGAAACCTCAGCCTCCACCAGAAACACTAAAAGATGCCATTGTGGGAATTAAAAAGGAGAAACCGAAAACTTCCTTTGTGTGCACATACTGCAGCAAGGCCTTCAGGGACAGTTATCACTTGAGGCGCCACGAATCCTGCCACACGGGAATAAAGTTAGTGTCACGGCCAAAGAAAGCTCCTGCCACGATGGTTCCACTGATCTCTACCATTGCGGGCGACAACAGCCGGACGTCGCTGGTATCCACCATTGCAGGAATCTTGTCCACAGTCACTACGTCTTCCTCCGCTGCCAACCCAAGCAGTAGTGCTGGTGCCACGGCTATGCCAGTGACGCAGACAGTGAAGAAGCCCAGCAAGCCTGTCAAAAAGAATCATGCCTGTGAGATGTGTGGAAAGGCCTTCCGTGATGTCTACCACCTCAACAGGCATAAGCTGTCCCACTCGGACGAGAAGCCTTTTGAGTGTCCAATTTGTAATCAGCGTTTCAAAAGAAAGGACCGCATGACCTATCACGTGAGGTCTCATGAGGGTGGCATCACCAAACCCTACACCTGTGGTGTGTGTGGAAAAGGCTTTTCGAGGTACCATGTAGAAAATCCCAG GCCTGATCATTTGAGCTGTCATGTCAAACACGTTCATTCCACAGAGAGGCCCTTCAAATGCCAA ACATGTACAGCTGCCTTTGCCACCAAAGACAGACTGCGGACACACATGGTGCGCCATGAAGGAAAGGTGTCATGTAATATCTGTGGTAAACTTCTGAGTGCGGCATATATTACCAGCCACTTAAAGACTCATGGGCAGAGCCAAAGTATCAACTGTAATACCTGTAAACAAGGCATCAACAAAA AGTTTGGCTTTTTCAAGCAAGAAAATCTACACCTCCCTGCTT CATGCATGAATGAAGAGAGCAAcaaccagaagcagcagcagcagcagcagcagcagccgccacccCCACAGCAGCATGttacaaactggcctggaaaacaGGTCGAGACCCTGAGATTATGGGAAGAAGCTGTCAAAGCAAGGAAAAAAG AAAGTCAACAGACTCTGAGGCCAACTTCGGTCAAGCAAG AATGTCAGTACAACTTTGAGAAGGCTATAGAGTACGTACCATTCG aaGCTGCTAATTTATGCCAAACGTCCACGGCTGCCCCAACGCCTGTGACTCTTTCTACTCCTTTCAATATTACCTCCTCAGTGGCATCTGGGACTATCACCAACCCAGTCACAGTGGCTGCTGCAATGAACATGAGGAGCCCGGTCAATGTCTCGAGCGCGGTTAACATCTCCAGCCCGATGAGCTTAGGCCACCCTGTAACAATAACCAGCCCATTGTCTATGACCTCTCCGTTAACGCTCACCACACCTGTCAATTTACCGACTCCAGTAACTGCTCCGGTGAACATAGCACATCCCGTTACTATAACCTCGCCCATGAACCTCCCGACGCCAATGACGCTAGCCGGCCCGTTAAATATAGCGATGCGGCCGGTGGAGAGCATGCCCTTCCTCCCGCAGGCATTGCCAACCTCTCCGCCCTGGTAA